The Candidatus Eisenbacteria bacterium nucleotide sequence AGATCCGGCCCTCTACGGGCTCGATCCGCCGGCGGGGACGATCGCGGTCGCGAAGGAGACGGCGTCGATCGGCGCGCGGAACCCGACGGCGGACGGGGTCTATGTTCTCCGCCCGCACGCCCGCGCGGTCCTTCTCGCGGACAACGCGCTTCTCCCGGCCGCCACGCTCTCTCTCGACCGCGTGCGCGACCGGGTTCTTCTCCGATTCCCGGTCCGTACGGCGGAAAGGTTGGTCGTTCGCCGAGGGGGCGAGACGAGAACGCTTCGTAGAGAGGTGAGAAACCGCTGGCGGATCGAGGAGCTCGACGTGCGCGCGAACGCGCCCGAGCTCGGCGGTCTTCTCAGTCTCCTTGGCCTCGAAGCGATCCATTCGTTCCAGGATTCGCTCCCCTTTCGGCCCGGGGAGGAGGAACTTTCGTTTCGCGTTGTCTGGGAGGAGGGGGAGGTCTCTCTTCGAATCGGCGCGGTGATCGAGGGGACGTCTCTCGCGGAGTGCGCCGCGAGCGATCGCGAGAACCCTTTCCGAGTTCCGCTTCACGCGGTCGACTCGCTCGTCGTCCGGATCGACCGTCTCGTCGACCGGCGTCTCTTCGCGAGGAGCCCGCTCGAAGCGGATGCAGTCTCCTTCCGCTCGGAGGACGCGTCGTTCGACCTCGCGCGCCGCGAGGAAGGCGGCTGGCTTCTCACGATGGACGGGGAAACCCTTCCCGCCTTCGCGGCGCACGCGCGGGCGTTTCTTCGGAGGCTCGAGTCGATCGAGGCGGCGGGCGCTCTACCGCCCGGCGCGATCGAGCTCCCCGAGCGCGCGGCCTGGCGGATCGCCGCCGGCGCGGAAGCGGCGGAGATCTTCGAGACCCGGGACGGCCTCGTCGCGCGGCGCGAGAAGGAGACGGGGCTTCTCCTTCTCGAACGATCGGTTCGTCCGCTCCTCGACGTGCGCGCCGGGCACCTTCTCGAGCCGAGCGCTCCGCACGGCGCCCGCGAGTCGGACGGCGTCTCCGCCGACCGGTGAGCGCTGCGGACAGAGCTTCACACAAAAAGAAAACCGGCCGCGGCGTGTTCTTCCGCGGCCGGGCGTGATGCGAGGCGAAGCCTACAGCATCGACTTGTATTCCTTCCCCGCCTTGAAGCGCACCGTCTTGCTCGGGGCGATCTTCATCGCCTCTCCGGTGCGCGGGTTCCGGCCCATGCGGCCCTTGCGGCGCGAGATGGCGAATGTTCCGAAGCCGGCGAGCTGGACGGTTCCCTTCTTCGTGTTCTTCTTGATCGTGTCGAAGGTGGCATCCACGACCTCGCGCGCCTGGCGCTGCGAGAGCTTCGTCATCTTCGCGACCTGCTGAACCAGTTCTCCTTTGTTCACGGCTCACCCCCTGGGCGAAAGGTTAGGATTTGGAAACCGACCGTACGTTACGCACCTCGGGGAATGGCTGTCAACAGAAAAACGCGGGAAACCCGCGTCTTCCTGCGCTTTTTTCGACCCCCCGCCTCGGCGGTTCGCCCGGGAGGCGGTGTTCGGGATCGGATGTTTCTGAAATCGGCCCGGGAAGCATCTCTCTCGAGCACGCCGCGGAGCGCCCGCTACTCCCCTCCGGTCTCCTCGCGCACCTTTCTCAAGTATTCCTCGAGCTGCTGCGCCATCTGCGCCGCTTGACCCTTCTGCTTGAACCCGGGATCGGCGGCGGCGGCCTTGTAGTGTTGGATCGCCTTCTCGTCCTGCTCGTCCTGTTGGTAAAGGACAGCGAGCTTGAAGTGCGCCTCGCCGAACTTGGGGTCCTTCTCGATGCACGCGAGGTACTCCTTCTCCGCCGCCGTGAAGTTCCTCGCCTTTGTGTGCGCCTCCCCGAGGTAGTAGTAGACCCATGGGTCGGCCGGGTTCAGCTCCTTCGCCTTCTCGAGATGCTCCACCGCCTTCTTGGGGTCGTTCTTCTGGATGTAGATGGCGCCCAGGCGGCTGCGTCCGGTCGAGAGCCCCTCGGCGTCATCCTCCATGAGAACGTACTTCTCGAGGATCTCGGTCGCTTTCGTGAAGTCTTTGGTCTTCTCGCCGGCGTCGTACTCGTAGAGGCCGAGCCGGAGATACGCGCGCGGGAAGCCGCGCGGATCGGCGGCGACCGTTTTCTCGTAGGCGGCTTTCGCCGGCTGGGTCTGCTTCATCTTGTGGTGCATGTTCCCGAGCGCGAAATGAACGGACGCCTTCCTGGGGTCCAGCTTGAGCGCGGCATCGAGGTGGGGCTTCGCCTCCTCGGGGTTCGGCGTCTTCACGTAGTACTCGCCGATCCCGACGAGCGCGTCGATGTTCTCCGGCTCGTAGGTGAGGACCGTGAGGTACTGCGTCTTGACCGTCTCCCAGTCGGGCGGGTCTTCCATCTCGGCCGCGCGCGCGGCGTTGATGCGAGCCTCCGAGTAGACGTCGTCGGCGGCCACCGCCGCGAGGAACTTCTCTTTCGCCTGCGCGTGCTTTCCCGCCTTGAGGAGCACGAGACCTTCCTCGTTCAGCTGAAAGGCCTCGTCGCTCACCGCGCCGGCGAAGGTCGCGGCGGCGAGGAGCGCGATCGAACCGGCG carries:
- a CDS encoding DUF4340 domain-containing protein translates to DPALYGLDPPAGTIAVAKETASIGARNPTADGVYVLRPHARAVLLADNALLPAATLSLDRVRDRVLLRFPVRTAERLVVRRGGETRTLRREVRNRWRIEELDVRANAPELGGLLSLLGLEAIHSFQDSLPFRPGEEELSFRVVWEEGEVSLRIGAVIEGTSLAECAASDRENPFRVPLHAVDSLVVRIDRLVDRRLFARSPLEADAVSFRSEDASFDLARREEGGWLLTMDGETLPAFAAHARAFLRRLESIEAAGALPPGAIELPERAAWRIAAGAEAAEIFETRDGLVARREKETGLLLLERSVRPLLDVRAGHLLEPSAPHGARESDGVSADR
- a CDS encoding HU family DNA-binding protein, with amino-acid sequence MNKGELVQQVAKMTKLSQRQAREVVDATFDTIKKNTKKGTVQLAGFGTFAISRRKGRMGRNPRTGEAMKIAPSKTVRFKAGKEYKSML
- a CDS encoding tetratricopeptide repeat protein, which translates into the protein MKRYRFPRLLAGSIALLAAATFAGAVSDEAFQLNEEGLVLLKAGKHAQAKEKFLAAVAADDVYSEARINAARAAEMEDPPDWETVKTQYLTVLTYEPENIDALVGIGEYYVKTPNPEEAKPHLDAALKLDPRKASVHFALGNMHHKMKQTQPAKAAYEKTVAADPRGFPRAYLRLGLYEYDAGEKTKDFTKATEILEKYVLMEDDAEGLSTGRSRLGAIYIQKNDPKKAVEHLEKAKELNPADPWVYYYLGEAHTKARNFTAAEKEYLACIEKDPKFGEAHFKLAVLYQQDEQDEKAIQHYKAAAADPGFKQKGQAAQMAQQLEEYLRKVREETGGE